Proteins found in one Opitutaceae bacterium genomic segment:
- the uxaC gene encoding glucuronate isomerase, whose translation MKPFIHDDFLLQSNRSRQLFHEFAKSEPIFDYHCHLPPEQIARNHTFTDLFEIWLAGDHYKWRAMRANGVPETLVTGDAPVRAKFDAWCATVPHTLRNPLYHWSHLELARYFDIHEPINLQSAASIWKNANQQLPSLTVHEILARNSVRVICTTDDPADPLQHHEAIKQTNLQTKVYPTFRPDAAFAVDVPDRLRAWVQKLSVTTGQRIGTWEQFIGALKSRHDAFHAFGCRLSDHGLTAAFAEECYEAGAAKVFQSALSGTPASREDRARYASYLMLQFGRWDAARGWTKQLHLGALRNTNSRGFARLGADAGFDTIGDEAQIGSLARYLDRLDRTDELPRIIVYNLNPADNYAFAALIGCFQDGTLPGKIQFGSGWWFLDQREGIEWQLNALSANGLLSRFVGMLTDSRSFLSYTRHEYFRRILCDLLGTEMERGSLPDDLSLVGDLVKRVCYRNAAEYFTFAS comes from the coding sequence ATGAAGCCCTTTATCCACGACGACTTCCTGCTGCAGTCCAACCGCTCGCGCCAGCTCTTTCACGAGTTTGCCAAGTCGGAGCCCATCTTTGATTACCACTGTCATCTGCCACCCGAGCAGATCGCTCGCAATCACACCTTCACGGACCTTTTCGAAATTTGGTTAGCCGGGGATCACTACAAGTGGCGGGCAATGCGGGCGAATGGCGTGCCGGAGACGCTTGTCACAGGAGACGCGCCGGTACGCGCGAAATTTGACGCCTGGTGCGCCACGGTTCCACATACGCTTCGCAACCCGCTTTACCATTGGTCACACCTCGAGCTCGCGCGCTATTTCGATATTCATGAGCCTATAAATCTGCAGTCTGCTGCCTCGATCTGGAAGAACGCGAACCAGCAGCTCCCCTCACTGACGGTTCACGAGATTCTGGCGCGCAACAGCGTCAGGGTGATCTGCACCACGGACGACCCGGCTGATCCGCTCCAGCATCACGAGGCGATCAAACAGACAAACCTGCAGACAAAGGTTTATCCCACCTTTCGCCCTGATGCAGCCTTCGCCGTTGACGTACCCGATCGTCTGCGTGCCTGGGTTCAAAAGCTTTCCGTCACCACCGGCCAGCGAATCGGCACATGGGAGCAGTTCATCGGTGCGCTGAAGTCGCGTCACGACGCCTTCCATGCCTTCGGGTGCCGTTTGTCAGACCACGGTCTCACCGCGGCTTTCGCGGAAGAATGCTATGAAGCAGGAGCCGCCAAGGTGTTTCAGTCCGCCCTCTCGGGAACACCCGCCTCGCGCGAAGACCGCGCGCGCTACGCCTCGTATCTGATGCTTCAGTTTGGCCGGTGGGATGCGGCCCGGGGCTGGACCAAGCAACTGCATCTGGGGGCGCTGCGAAACACCAACTCCCGCGGGTTCGCAAGGCTTGGCGCGGATGCCGGATTTGATACCATTGGTGACGAGGCACAGATCGGCTCTCTCGCCCGCTACTTGGATCGACTGGACCGCACGGATGAGCTGCCGCGCATCATCGTCTACAACCTGAATCCTGCGGACAACTACGCCTTCGCCGCGCTCATTGGTTGTTTTCAGGATGGCACACTCCCTGGGAAGATTCAGTTCGGCAGTGGCTGGTGGTTTCTGGATCAGAGGGAGGGCATCGAGTGGCAGCTCAACGCGCTCTCGGCCAACGGCCTGCTATCCCGCTTCGTCGGCATGCTAACCGACTCCCGTAGCTTCCTGAGCTACACCCGACACGAGTACTTCCGCCGGATTCTCTGCGACCTGTTGGGAACCGAAATGGAGCGCGGCTCCTTGCCTGACGACCTCTCGCTCGTCGGCGACCTTGTTAAGCGTGTGTGCTACCGCAACGCAGCCGAGTACTTCACGTTCGCTTCCTAA